The genomic segment ATCGGGCGGTATCGGGAAGGCTTCAGGCCAGAACGATGAATAAGGGAAATTGATTTTCAATGATAATAAACCCAATCACAAAAGGAGAATTTTTAATAAAAGTGCATATAGTATAGGCGGGTGTACATATGTAATTGAGCTGCATTCGAACCCAGATCCAGATCAAATATAATGTCACAAGTAGTCACAAGTATTCCCATTATTACTGGAAATGTCACCGCTTATGAATGTGGGCCTACGTACCGAAAGTCAGCTGGGTGGTCAGCGTTCCACTGGCTCATTTTCTGTACAAAGCTAGGCTAGGCGGACACAGAAGCAGCTATTTCAACAAAATAAAGGGTATGGCACAAGTGGCGGACTCAGGAGCCGCTAATGTGCTGTAAATGGCCATTTTGCTGCAATAAAGAGGACAATAACGGATTTCCTGTCCGCTTAAGGTCAGAAATCGGATTAAAACCCAAAATAGCGGAACCTCAGTCCGCCAAAAAAGGAGCGTGCGCCCCAAGCCGCGGATTCTCAACAGCTGTGTTTTCAGCCGAGAAAATCTAAGCTACAGTGTTAAGTCACAATGATGTGATCTAAGCTACAGTGATCTAAGCTATAGTGATCTAAGCTACGGTGATCTAAGCTACAGTGATCTAAGCTATAGTGATCTAAGCTACGGTGATCTAAGCTACGGTGATCTAAGCTATAGTGATCTAAGCGCAGTGATCAAAGCCACAGTGATCTCAGCAACAATCGCAGCAAGTGGTTCCCCAGCCTTGAATCGACAGGTGAGGTTTGCCCTGAAGAATCGCTAAGCAGGGAGAAGCGAGCCTGCACCGGCTGGCACGCACAACCAAAAATAGCAGCATGCCTTTGCGGCTTTTTGCGTATCTTTATCGCATGAATCAAGCTATACTATACGTTTCCTTCATAATATATATTTAGCTAAAGAAAAGCGGAATAGATTGGAACGCGATGTAGGCTTCTTTGAAATGATCCTGTAAAATGAGCATAAGTAACGGCAGGAGATTAATTGCAAGGAAGTGAGAAGCCGATGATAAAAATAAACAGAGCCGGTAAATATGCCATCGATATCCGATTTGATATAGATGGTGCAAGTGAGCTTTTCGAAGCTTTCCTCCTAACGCTTGCAGGGGAGGAAACGGTACTTGTTTTAAGCGAAGCCGCGCTAATTAATAGTAAAAAAGTGAAAGAGCTTGGGCTTGCGCAGGTTAATGACGAAGAAAGTCTCCATTACGCCCAATCGGGATTAATGCTGAAGCTCGATAGTGACAGCATCGAAAACATTTTGGACAAGCTCAAGGCATGCGTGGGCGGAGAGGATTTTTTCCCGGCTGAATGCTGCGAAGTGCGCTTTGGCAAAATAAATATTAACTTTTATGCGTTTCTGGAGAGGGCAGTTGATTAAAAGAGCAAGGCTGGCTAGTTCCATGCAGTCATGAACTTGCTATATACGCTGCTTGCTTTTTTTGATATTCTTGAGTGTGGAGTACGCTTCTTTAAATCGGAATATGGGCCGTATGGCTAAAATAAAAAATGAATTTGTACGAAGGTTTGCAACATTTTACGTAACCTGCTCGTCAGAGAGGTTGCAAGAGAGGGGGATCCTTCGTGGTGGAGCCTGGCCTTATTAGAGCCGCTCAGTCGGGAGATCGCGATGCATTGATTACTCTATTGCGAGAGATTGAAACACATGTTTATCGGACAGCCTACTATATAGTAAACAACGAGCAGGATGCAATGGATGCGGCACAGGAGGCACTCATTCGCATTTATACCAAAATCGGCTCCTACGAAGAAAAAGCCCAATTTAAAACATGGATTCAACGCATTGTAACGAATATCTGCATTGACAAGTTTAGAAGAAACAAACCGACAGTATCCATTGATGAGCATGATATGGTGTTTCACGAGAAGCAAAATGTAGAGGATGAGGTTTTGTCCGCTTACGCAGCTCAAGACATCCGTAACGCTATTGATAAGCTACCCGATCATCACCGTGCTGTTGTCGTGCTTCGATACTTGCAGGATTTTTCCTACAATGAAATAGCTGAGTCTCTGGATTTGCCCCTAAACACAGTTAAATCCTATTTATTCAGAGCCAGACAGCAGCTTCAAACGTTACTACATGATTATCAGAAAGGTGGTGTCCGGGGATGAACTGTCAAGAGGTGATGGAATATATGCAAAGGGAGCTTGACGGCGACCTTGATGAATACGAGAAAGCAACCATGACAAAACATTTCAAGCAATGTCCGGACTGCGCAGCAATGTTTGAGCGGCTGAAAAATTTGTCTGCGGAATTGGAAAATCTGCCTCATGTAACGCCAAGCTACAGCCTTGTAGATGCTATTATGCCTCAATTGGAGCAGCTATCATTCGAAGCGGCTGGCTCAGTTGTGGCGCAGCAAGAGCAAGAGACAGCAATGCCTAAGCGAAGGAAAACGCCCGATCGCGGCGCTTCATCAAAGCTTCGGCAGCTCACAGGCGTCGTTGCGGCGTGCCTCGTAGCTGGCACATTTATCGTTTCCTATAACGCAGGCTGGTTTAATGGGTCGCAATCAAATCATGACATGAGCCGGACGGAAGCAAGCGCTACTGCTGCTGACAGCCCGTTGGCCAATTACGACACGTCGGCGGTCAGGCAATTTGTGGCTGCTGAGCCACAGGCTTCGGGCGAAGTGAATACGGAATCGCTTGATACGAGCATGAGCCTTAAGACGAATGTAACTGATCAAAGTGGCGATGGATCAAATCAAGATGGCGGAAGCGCAAACAGCAATAACATTGGCGAATCTGGAACCTCTGATTTTGGTTCGGCTTCGGGCCTTACTGCTCCGGATTCCAAAGATGCAAAGTCTGACGCGGGTACAGACACTAACATTTCGCAAGCTCCTGCAGAGGAGGATGGCAAACGATTGGAAAGCCTTTCAGGCGAATCAGAGAAAGCTCCTCTTGCACCAGTCGCACTGGTTTCTGCAGACGGCGTTTATTCGGCAGAGGTCGTTGGCTATGCCATTAAGATTTATGAGGCAAGCGACCATAAGCTGCTGCTGGAAACGGCGCGTAAAAACGGCCAGATCGCCAATTTGAGCTGGTCGGAGGGTAATAAAATTTTAAATTATGAAATTCATCTGGAGTCGGGCGGCATTGAAAAATATGCGGTTGACCTGAATACGCTCAAAGATAACAAAGCAGCGCATTAATTTTAGTTGAATGACTACAGGTGTATGCACACTTTCCGCTCTAACTGCGTATGGTAAAGAGTGGAGAGAAGATGCGACGTGAAAGCCTTGATCGTCGTATGACCATCAGCAGAAGGAGAAGCCATGGATCTTTCTGCTGATGTTTATATAGATGTTCAGGGACAAAGGGATGAAGCCGAAACGGGCTCATCCCTTTGTTGCCGTTCACAGGAGAAGGTAGGGAGGAATAGCCTTTGGATGGGAAAGAAGCTTTGAAGGAAATCAAGGGCAAGCGATTTCGCCCTGTGTACGTCGTATTTGGCAAGGACCGTTACCGGATTCAGCAGTTTGCCGATATGCTTGCGGACGCGATGTTTACTGCTGACGAGCGTGAACTGGGCATCGTCAAATTCGATACAGCGGAAAGTGTGCTGGATGAGGCTGTGCTTGAAGCGGAGACGCTGCCCTTCTTTGTTGAGCGCAAGCTGGTCATCGTCAGAGACGCCGTCGTCTTTGCAGCTGGCGGAAAAGAAGGAGGCAAGCTGGACCATCGCACCGACCGCTTGCAGCAATATATAGAAAATCCTTCTGAAACAACGGTCATTTTATTTCTGATAAATGCGGAGAAGCTGGATGAACGGCGCAAGCTCGTTAAGCAGCTGAAGGATCGCAATGCGCTCATTGCTTTTCAAGAGCTGGATGCATCCGAATTGAAGGGCTGGGCGATCCGCCGAGCTGCGGAACAGAAACGCACACTGGATACGGAGGCGGCTGAGCTGCTTCTGTCACGGGTCGGAGCTCATATGCAGCAGCTGGCACTGGAAGTGGACAAGCTCTGTCTGCACGCCGGTGTTGGCGGTCAGATTGGACGCAAGGAAGTGGAGCTGCTCACGGAGTCGACTGTGGAAGAGGATGTATTCGCATTGGTTGATGCGATTGCGGAATTGCAGGTGGACAGGTCGCTTCGCTTGTACCGACAATTGCTCATCAGGCGTGAGGAGCCGATAAAAATCGCGGCATTGATTGCACGGCAGCTGCGTATTATGCTGCAAATTAAGGAGCTGGAGCAGCATCGGTATTCGCCCCAGCAAATGGCTGGGCAGCTTGGGCTCCATCCTTATGCGGTTAAGCTGGCTGCGGAGAAGTGCCGAAAGTTTTCAACGTCGCGGCTAGGGGCGCTGCTGTCCTCTATTGCTGATCTTGATTACAAGATGAAGACAGGGCAAATGGATAAAAACTTTGGCCTTGAGCTTTATTTATTATCGCTTGGTGCCCCGAAGCGGATGGCGTAAAGGCCATCCGCCACATCATATGCACACAAAAAAGCTGTCGACCGGATAACCGGAAGACAGCTTCTTTGTATGTTCAAGGACGGTTTAAGCTTGCGCCGAAAGAGCGTTAAGCTTTTTAGCAAGACGAGATTTTTTGCGGGCAGCCGCATTTTTATGAATCAGGCCTTTAGTAACCGCCTTGTCCAATTTTTTCGTCGCAGCGATTAGAGCTGTTTTAGCAACAGCTACATCAGTGCCGGCGATTGCTTGGTCAGCAGATTTAACAGCCGTACGAAGCGCGGATTTTTGGGAAGCGTTCAAAGCGCGGCGTTTTTCGCTCGTTTTGACGCGTTTAATTGCGGATTTAATGTTTGGCATCGAGTTTCACCTCCTACGAAATATGCACAGGCAATCTTTAGCATACGCTATAATTCTGGATAACACAACTTAAAATATATTATCACGCGTATACCCAAAAAGCAATAGCACGCATGAAAACCAAATGCTTGCGAACACTAATGGCAGAAAGCATTTATTTTTTCAAGGAAGAAGGTTATGCGGTGGGACAACTTGATTTGCAAGCTTACAACGTTCGAACAGATTTGGCGCTGGAAGCAAAAGAAATGGCCGAGCAGTCGGGCGGCGTCATTCCAGGCATCCACTCCGAGCGTCAAGACGAGGATGGCATCGTCATTACAAGCCTTCATGTCCAAACGGAGCAAGGAGCTGCGGCGATTGGCAAAATGCAGGGCCATTACGTCACGCTGGAGGTTCCGGGACTGCGTACGCAAGATACGGAGCTTCAGAACCGGGTGGCGACGATGTTCGCCAAGCATTTTGAGACCTTTCTTGAACGCATCGGTGTTGGCAAGACGGCACGTGTACTCATTGTCGGGCTTGGCAACTGGAATGTAACACCGGATGCGCTGGGGCCGATAGTTGTAGAGAACGTAATGGTGACCCGCCATTTTTTTGAGCTGATGCCGGATCAGGTTGCCCCTGGCTATCGCGCGGTCAGCGCTATTGCCCCTGGCGTGCTAGGCATTACTGGGATTGAGTCCAGCGACATTATTCAAGGCATTGCCGAGCGGACGAAGCCCGATGTCATTATCGCCATCGATGCTCTTGCTTCCAAAGCGGTAGAACGGGTGAATACGACGATTCAAATTGCCGATACCGGCATTCATCCCGGCTCTGGCATCGGCAATAAGCGCAAAGGGCTGACGAAGGAAATTTTGGGAATCCCAGTCATTGCTATTGGAGTCCCGACCGTCGTGTACGCATCCACAATTGTAAATAATACGCTGGAGCTGATGCGCCAGCACATTGAAACGAACAAGGGAGATAGCAATCAGGTGTTTGGCATTATGAACCAGTTGGAGGAACAAGAGCGGCTGCAGCTTGTCAAAGAGGT from the Paenibacillus sp. BIHB 4019 genome contains:
- the gpr gene encoding GPR endopeptidase, whose translation is MGQLDLQAYNVRTDLALEAKEMAEQSGGVIPGIHSERQDEDGIVITSLHVQTEQGAAAIGKMQGHYVTLEVPGLRTQDTELQNRVATMFAKHFETFLERIGVGKTARVLIVGLGNWNVTPDALGPIVVENVMVTRHFFELMPDQVAPGYRAVSAIAPGVLGITGIESSDIIQGIAERTKPDVIIAIDALASKAVERVNTTIQIADTGIHPGSGIGNKRKGLTKEILGIPVIAIGVPTVVYASTIVNNTLELMRQHIETNKGDSNQVFGIMNQLEEQERLQLVKEVLHPLGHDLLVTPKEIDQFIEDIANIIASGLNASLHDAVDTDNVAAYTH
- a CDS encoding sigma-70 family RNA polymerase sigma factor encodes the protein MVEPGLIRAAQSGDRDALITLLREIETHVYRTAYYIVNNEQDAMDAAQEALIRIYTKIGSYEEKAQFKTWIQRIVTNICIDKFRRNKPTVSIDEHDMVFHEKQNVEDEVLSAYAAQDIRNAIDKLPDHHRAVVVLRYLQDFSYNEIAESLDLPLNTVKSYLFRARQQLQTLLHDYQKGGVRG
- a CDS encoding zf-HC2 domain-containing protein; its protein translation is MNCQEVMEYMQRELDGDLDEYEKATMTKHFKQCPDCAAMFERLKNLSAELENLPHVTPSYSLVDAIMPQLEQLSFEAAGSVVAQQEQETAMPKRRKTPDRGASSKLRQLTGVVAACLVAGTFIVSYNAGWFNGSQSNHDMSRTEASATAADSPLANYDTSAVRQFVAAEPQASGEVNTESLDTSMSLKTNVTDQSGDGSNQDGGSANSNNIGESGTSDFGSASGLTAPDSKDAKSDAGTDTNISQAPAEEDGKRLESLSGESEKAPLAPVALVSADGVYSAEVVGYAIKIYEASDHKLLLETARKNGQIANLSWSEGNKILNYEIHLESGGIEKYAVDLNTLKDNKAAH
- the rpsT gene encoding 30S ribosomal protein S20 → MPNIKSAIKRVKTSEKRRALNASQKSALRTAVKSADQAIAGTDVAVAKTALIAATKKLDKAVTKGLIHKNAAARKKSRLAKKLNALSAQA
- the holA gene encoding DNA polymerase III subunit delta — protein: MDGKEALKEIKGKRFRPVYVVFGKDRYRIQQFADMLADAMFTADERELGIVKFDTAESVLDEAVLEAETLPFFVERKLVIVRDAVVFAAGGKEGGKLDHRTDRLQQYIENPSETTVILFLINAEKLDERRKLVKQLKDRNALIAFQELDASELKGWAIRRAAEQKRTLDTEAAELLLSRVGAHMQQLALEVDKLCLHAGVGGQIGRKEVELLTESTVEEDVFALVDAIAELQVDRSLRLYRQLLIRREEPIKIAALIARQLRIMLQIKELEQHRYSPQQMAGQLGLHPYAVKLAAEKCRKFSTSRLGALLSSIADLDYKMKTGQMDKNFGLELYLLSLGAPKRMA